From the genome of Cytophagales bacterium WSM2-2:
GCAGAATAATAGTAGAGCAATTTGCTATAAGAAAAGAAAACAGAGAAGTCTCTTTTTTGCTGTATAGTCCTGAAAAGCGCTACTTAGAGTTGTTAGAACAACATCCTTATATTATACAAAGGGCCCCATTAAAACTAGTCGCTTCCTTTCTTGGTATGACACCTGAAACATTAAGCAGAGTAAGGAATAAGATTTCCAATAACTGAACTTTGACCGGCAAAGGACGAGGCCCACATAAAATACGATTTAGCTAATAACTATTAGCTTATTATCTTTGCCCCCTTATTTTTCAATTTATGATTTCAGTAGACGCAGTAGGCGTAGAATTTAGCGGAACGGTGTTGTTTAGCGACATTACCTTTAACATTAATGAGAATGACCGCATAGCCCTGATGGGTAAAAATGGTGCTGGTAAGAGTACGTTGCTCAAGATTATAGCCGGGGTGAACAAGCCCACCCGTGGCAAGGTGAGCGCCCCCAGAGAGGCCGTGATTGCCTACCTGCCCCAACATTTGCTTACTCATGACAATGATACCGTGTTTGATGAGGCCTCGAAGGCTTTCGCGAAGATCAACGGCATGAAAAAGAAAATAGACGAACTAAACCACCAGCTGGAAACACGCACGGATTATGAGTCGGACGATTATGCCAAGATTATTGAACAAGTAAGTGAACTGAGTGAGAAGTATTATTCTATAGAGGAAATTAACTACGATGCCGAGATTGAGAAAACGTTGATGGGCCTCGGCTTTCTGCGATCGGATTTTACCCGCCCTACCAATGAGTTTAGTGGGGGCTGGCGCATGCGTATTGAGCTTGCCAAAATACTGTTGCAAAAACCTGATTTGATTTTATTGGATGAGCCCACGAACCACCTGGATATAGAGTCGGTGCAGTGGCTGGAGGAGTTTTTGAAGACCAACGCCAAGGCAGTAATCGTGATCAGCCACGATAAAACGTTTGTCGATAACCTGACGAACCGCACCATTGAGGTAACGATGGGCCGCATCTACGATTACAAAACAAACTACACGCACTACTTACAGCTGCGCAAGGAAAGACGCGAGCAGCAACAAAAGCAATTTGATGATCAGGCGAAAGAGATTGCAGATATTGAAGCGTTCATCGAGCGCTTTAAAGGCACTTACTCGAAAACGTTGCAGGTGCAGTCGCGGGTGAAGATGCTGGAAAAGATAAAGATTGTTGAAGTTGATGAAGTTGACAGCAGTGCGTTGAATTTGAAATTTCCTCCTGCGCCACGTTCGGGCAACTACCCGGTGATGGTGAGTGACCTCACCAAAAAGTATGGCGACCACACGGTGTTCAACGATGTGAGTCTTACCATTGCCCGCGGTGAAAAGGTTGCGTTTGTTGGAAAGAACGGTGAAGGAAAATCAACGCTGGTGAAGGCGATCATGGGCGAGATTGATTTTGAGGGCAAGTGCCAACTCGGTCACGGTTCGATGATCGGTTACTTTGCACAGAACCAGGCTGCACTGCTGGAAGAAGACATCACGGTATTTCAGACCATCGACCAGATTGCCGTAGGGGACATCCGCACGAAGATCAAAGATATTCTCGGAGCGTTCATGTTTAGCGGTGATGATATTGAAAAGAAGGTAAAAATGCTTTCAGGTGGAGAGCGCACGCGCCTGGCGATGATCAAATTGTTGCTTCAGCCGGTGAACTTGTTAATTCTGGATGAGCCTACTAACCACCTGGACATTCGCACAAAAGATATTCTGAAAGATGCGCTCCGTGCATTTGATGGAACGATGATTCTTGTATCGCACGATAGGGATTTTTTGGATGGGTTGGCGAATAAGGTGTTTGAGTTTGGGAACAAGCGTGTAAAAGAACACTTTGAGGACATCACCGGATTCTTGAGAAATAAGAAGATGGAGAATTTGAGAGAGATTGAACGGTAAGTCGTTAGCCCGCCTTTGCCGGTGTTTACCTGTAAATTTTGAACGACAACGATATAAGAATTCTATTAGTCTAGGTCGATGGTAACACTGACTTTAGGCAAAGAGCAGACCGAAAGCAAGGAGATCAGTCACTAAATAGACAAGGGTTAGCATCTATAGCTAACCCTCTACAATGAATAGCATCTTTCCTAAACTTTAAGACCTTATTCAGTGATAATCATACAACGTTGACAAGAGGAATTTAATTGAAGTCGATTTACTTTTTACGTGAACGGTGGGATGCAAATATTATTTCTACGAAAATGATACAACTACCTCTGAAAAGCGAAATCAAACTGACGATCAAAGCAATGACCGCTACTGTTAAAGGAAAAAGCGCAGTTAGAAAAATGTTATATCTGTTTCTTTTAGTCTCAAGTCCTTTTGTTTAAACCATTTGGTTTTGAGAGCAGCCTTTTTTCCAGAAAAATAACTGCATTTAAATTCGGATTCACCTTTTTTATTTGTTCGAACATCTTCAATACACATTTGCAAGCCATTGTTAATCGTTGGTTTGATGTGTTTGACTAAATCGCCAACTGCAAATTGAACTTTATCCATAAGATAAAAATACAAAAATACCTATATAAGAATTTAACAGTTCAATGATGGTCTGAGGTCGGGTGTTGTCACCGACCTGTCCAGGAGCTCTCCTTTCTCAGCAGAGTCTACATTTCGGGACTCTGTGCGATTGAAACTTGCTTGCATCTACGTATACCGGCTTCACTATTTTTTGTAATAGTTTCTTATCGCATGGTCTTCTTTCTGCTTCGCTTTGATCTTGCTCATAACTACGTAGCGAACGAGATTAATCCATGTAGGTGTTAATTCTTTGCGTGCAAGCAAATGATTGAGTGCAGCTTCGAACTTGGCTTTACCAAATCTTACGAATAACTCACGCTTG
Proteins encoded in this window:
- a CDS encoding glycosyl transferase family 2; protein product: MISVDAVGVEFSGTVLFSDITFNINENDRIALMGKNGAGKSTLLKIIAGVNKPTRGKVSAPREAVIAYLPQHLLTHDNDTVFDEASKAFAKINGMKKKIDELNHQLETRTDYESDDYAKIIEQVSELSEKYYSIEEINYDAEIEKTLMGLGFLRSDFTRPTNEFSGGWRMRIELAKILLQKPDLILLDEPTNHLDIESVQWLEEFLKTNAKAVIVISHDKTFVDNLTNRTIEVTMGRIYDYKTNYTHYLQLRKERREQQQKQFDDQAKEIADIEAFIERFKGTYSKTLQVQSRVKMLEKIKIVEVDEVDSSALNLKFPPAPRSGNYPVMVSDLTKKYGDHTVFNDVSLTIARGEKVAFVGKNGEGKSTLVKAIMGEIDFEGKCQLGHGSMIGYFAQNQAALLEEDITVFQTIDQIAVGDIRTKIKDILGAFMFSGDDIEKKVKMLSGGERTRLAMIKLLLQPVNLLILDEPTNHLDIRTKDILKDALRAFDGTMILVSHDRDFLDGLANKVFEFGNKRVKEHFEDITGFLRNKKMENLREIER